The proteins below are encoded in one region of Sporosarcina sp. FSL K6-1508:
- the istA gene encoding IS21 family transposase, with protein MYITLDVQTDFEINSLSDLTKFKQLMENLKMKINKSQLAREMGIDRRTVDKYLSGFTPKETKEKIAILDEYYEIIAALLSEDSKQVFYYRRVLWQYLTDNHGLKCAQSTFRRYISKKPEFAAYFTEQVRVPSPKGTTRFETPPGQQAQFDWKESIPFETSDGEKIEVNVGALVLGYSRFRVFTLTLRKTQDVLFSFLTEAFEKIGGVPKEIVTDNPKTIMDVPRREDNPGKVNSRFAAFAKDFDFKVRPCIAGRPRTKGKVETQMKFIDEIHAYQGQLTLNELYQFIEKLMNRVNQSFHQGSGKIPAFALEKEKSSLLPLPAEKIRNSYRIKHQLVQVNTSSMISYKANQYSVPTKYIGQKVGIQVLDDQLWIYYNMECIARHPISNRKLNIRPSDYKETLQISAPHYPDIEALAKNNLKAIGEVYDA; from the coding sequence AACAAAAGCCAATTGGCAAGGGAAATGGGTATAGATCGGCGGACGGTTGATAAATACCTAAGTGGATTTACACCAAAAGAAACAAAAGAGAAAATAGCGATTTTAGATGAATACTACGAAATAATTGCAGCACTTTTATCTGAGGACTCGAAGCAAGTCTTTTATTACCGACGCGTACTTTGGCAATACCTAACGGACAATCATGGGTTAAAATGTGCTCAATCTACTTTTCGTCGTTATATTTCAAAAAAGCCAGAGTTCGCTGCCTATTTCACAGAGCAGGTGCGCGTGCCTTCACCTAAAGGGACGACAAGATTTGAAACACCGCCTGGCCAACAAGCACAATTCGATTGGAAAGAAAGTATTCCATTCGAAACAAGTGATGGAGAAAAAATAGAGGTAAATGTAGGAGCGCTTGTGTTAGGGTATTCACGTTTCCGCGTATTCACTCTTACATTACGAAAAACACAAGATGTTTTATTCTCCTTTTTGACGGAGGCATTTGAAAAAATAGGAGGTGTTCCGAAGGAAATCGTAACTGATAATCCAAAAACGATTATGGATGTGCCACGAAGAGAAGATAATCCAGGGAAAGTAAATAGCCGGTTCGCTGCTTTTGCGAAGGACTTTGATTTCAAGGTTAGGCCGTGTATTGCAGGTCGTCCCCGTACGAAAGGGAAAGTAGAAACTCAAATGAAATTTATAGATGAAATTCATGCCTATCAAGGTCAGCTGACCTTGAACGAACTCTATCAATTCATTGAAAAGTTGATGAATCGAGTCAATCAATCCTTTCATCAAGGTTCAGGGAAAATCCCAGCATTTGCGTTAGAAAAAGAAAAGAGTTCCCTTCTTCCGCTACCAGCAGAAAAAATAAGGAACTCTTACCGTATCAAGCATCAGCTTGTACAGGTGAATACATCAAGTATGATCTCCTACAAAGCCAACCAGTATTCAGTGCCCACTAAGTACATCGGCCAAAAGGTAGGGATACAAGTACTAGATGATCAATTATGGATTTATTATAACATGGAGTGCATTGCGCGCCACCCTATATCGAATCGGAAATTAAATATTCGTCCTTCAGATTATAAAGAAACGCTGCAAATATCAGCTCCCCATTATCCAGACATTGAGGCTTTAGCTAAAAACAATCTAAAAGCCATTGGAGAGGTGTATGACGCATGA
- the istB gene encoding IS21-like element helper ATPase IstB, with protein MMQQTNYQQLLKNLEYLKLKQMVTYLDEVIDFGIHNQLSFIDTLIKLTNYEIDLREKNMVHAMVKVGAFPNLKEVKDFDFEFQPSLNPQQIQDFLTLRFIEGNENIVFLGPSGVGKTFLASAIGIAAAKKRTSTYFIKCHDLIQNLKRARLENRLESRLKHYTKYKLLIIDEIGYLPIDAEDAKLFFQLIDMRYEKRSTIFTTNVNFKSWDEVFQETKLANAILDRILHHATVVTIVGNSYRLKDHLAPEGE; from the coding sequence ATGATGCAGCAAACAAATTATCAACAGCTTCTGAAGAACTTGGAGTATTTGAAACTGAAACAAATGGTAACGTATTTAGACGAAGTCATCGACTTCGGTATCCACAATCAGCTGTCATTTATCGATACATTAATTAAACTGACAAACTATGAAATCGATTTACGTGAAAAAAACATGGTTCACGCGATGGTAAAAGTGGGTGCATTTCCAAATTTAAAAGAGGTAAAGGATTTTGATTTTGAATTCCAACCCTCGCTAAATCCACAGCAAATTCAAGATTTTCTTACGCTACGTTTTATTGAAGGGAACGAAAACATCGTATTTCTGGGACCTAGTGGAGTCGGAAAAACATTTTTGGCTTCAGCGATTGGCATCGCAGCCGCTAAAAAACGTACTAGCACTTACTTTATTAAATGTCATGACTTGATTCAGAACCTGAAGCGGGCCCGCTTAGAAAACCGTTTAGAAAGCCGCTTGAAACACTACACAAAGTATAAGTTACTCATAATCGATGAGATAGGCTATTTACCGATTGATGCGGAGGATGCAAAACTATTCTTCCAGCTGATAGATATGCGTTATGAAAAACGTAGCACAATCTTTACTACTAATGTTAACTTCAAATCCTGGGACGAGGTATTTCAGGAAACCAAGTTAGCAAATGCGATATTAGATCGTATTTTACATCACGCAACGGTGGTTACCATCGTTGGAAATTCTTATCGTTTGAAAGATCATCTAGCTCCAGAAGGTGAGTGA
- a CDS encoding GNAT family N-acetyltransferase, with amino-acid sequence MTISLNPITKDEKQILLNLYSLYLHDLSEFTDNLEVSSNGSFEFDSFNLIWEREGLSPYLLRKDATIVGFLLLLERPFLTKDYDYSISDIFILKKYRRKGITISLLKTLFDQKKGKYYVLELVSNEPAVLFWKNVYRKLNIVFDEKKQTVDDEECLIQTFQI; translated from the coding sequence ATGACAATTTCATTAAATCCAATTACGAAAGACGAAAAACAGATATTACTAAACTTATATTCACTTTATTTACACGACCTATCGGAGTTTACAGACAATCTAGAGGTTTCATCTAATGGTTCTTTCGAATTTGATTCTTTTAATTTAATTTGGGAGAGAGAGGGTTTATCTCCCTATCTCCTAAGAAAGGATGCAACAATTGTTGGGTTCTTGTTACTTTTAGAAAGGCCTTTTTTAACAAAAGACTACGATTACAGTATTAGTGATATTTTTATATTGAAAAAATACCGAAGAAAGGGAATTACAATTTCTTTATTAAAGACATTGTTTGACCAAAAAAAGGGGAAATACTATGTTCTTGAATTAGTTTCAAATGAGCCTGCTGTTCTATTTTGGAAAAACGTCTATCGTAAACTCAATATTGTCTTTGATGAAAAGAAACAGACTGTTGATGATGAAGAGTGCTTAATTCAAACCTTTCAAATTTAA
- a CDS encoding RDD family protein — protein sequence MYTLYLAVFPVLWGGYIIGKRICGIKVKRIDNQNVTFTNMIMREFVGYYLIGLVTFGLSIVVSILMIIFREDKRGIHDIIGGTYVASNQTGR from the coding sequence ATGTACACATTATACTTAGCAGTTTTCCCGGTACTTTGGGGTGGCTATATTATAGGAAAACGAATTTGTGGAATTAAAGTAAAACGTATAGATAATCAAAATGTCACATTTACTAATATGATTATGAGAGAATTTGTCGGGTATTATCTGATTGGTTTAGTCACCTTTGGCCTTTCAATAGTAGTAAGTATTTTAATGATTATATTTCGTGAAGACAAAAGAGGAATCCACGATATTATAGGGGGTACGTATGTTGCCTCCAATCAAACGGGCAGATAG
- a CDS encoding NUDIX hydrolase — MSTKWLEWAKRIQALSQSGLTFSKDIYEIERYEELRMISAEIMEEHTEVEMQKIKDLFMNETGYQTPKVDVRGVVFKDNTMLMVKENMDDRWSLPGGFCDIGLSPSENIVKEIKEESGYDVVPMKLLALFDKNKHPHPPEPYHYYKIFIQCDIVGGVPTTGIETSGIQFFSEHNIPDLSANRVIESQIKTLFEFSRDPNKETLFD, encoded by the coding sequence ATGAGTACTAAATGGTTGGAATGGGCAAAGAGAATACAAGCACTATCTCAATCGGGATTAACCTTTTCAAAAGACATTTATGAAATCGAGCGTTATGAAGAATTACGCATGATTAGTGCAGAAATCATGGAAGAACACACAGAGGTAGAAATGCAAAAAATCAAGGATTTATTTATGAATGAAACGGGATATCAAACCCCTAAAGTGGATGTTCGGGGAGTAGTTTTTAAAGATAATACGATGTTAATGGTAAAAGAAAATATGGATGATAGATGGTCTTTACCTGGCGGATTTTGCGATATAGGATTGTCTCCTTCTGAAAATATTGTAAAGGAAATAAAAGAAGAATCTGGCTATGATGTGGTTCCTATGAAGTTACTTGCTTTATTTGATAAAAATAAACATCCGCATCCACCTGAACCCTATCATTATTATAAAATTTTTATTCAATGTGACATCGTTGGTGGCGTTCCAACTACTGGAATCGAAACGAGTGGTATACAGTTTTTCTCTGAACATAATATTCCAGACCTTTCTGCCAATCGGGTGATAGAGTCACAAATAAAAACACTCTTTGAATTTTCAAGGGACCCTAATAAAGAGACACTATTTGATTAA
- a CDS encoding transposase, producing MTIIKQISLFDIQQLFEMESSYRFEAIFSTFDVQPIFHLFSKKTLRGAPRECNYGAMIQSLIIRIVERIPTVKDLIKRLVNDPLFRLDCGFLVSDSVPSEASYSRMIGVISQSDVLDNMQDELIQMVFLEGFLCDEHLAFDATHFEARDASKPSEKKEAKPPKKRGRKAKEEQAAWLAEQAEIEANLTTYEKKLEAQLSISAETLWQDIPIEPKWGIKKNSDGKNMFWYGFKGHLAVSSKSQYIVGRLMSSGNLSDSKAAIPLLKKVATLLPKHFTTALFDAGYDYESIYKQALAQTMRVVIPYNVRNEGEYIGFDEHFRPTCVREHSYCYDSFDEKYHTLKFTRPKECITCPLREDSLCQKVFKIKCEADIRKYTYPARGSELWKKLYKERTAVERVNAYLKEYFQLNNVRHRTGKKAKLHFNLVTFIYNACKLAVDRMDALLQTKSKAA from the coding sequence ATGACTATTATAAAACAAATTAGCCTGTTTGACATCCAACAATTATTCGAAATGGAAAGTTCGTACCGTTTTGAAGCGATTTTTTCCACTTTCGATGTGCAACCAATCTTTCATCTGTTTTCTAAAAAGACGCTGCGTGGTGCTCCGCGTGAATGTAATTATGGTGCGATGATTCAATCATTGATAATTCGTATTGTAGAACGTATCCCAACCGTAAAGGATTTAATAAAACGGTTAGTCAACGATCCTTTATTCCGTCTAGATTGCGGGTTTCTTGTCTCAGATTCTGTACCTTCAGAGGCATCTTATTCACGTATGATCGGTGTAATTAGTCAGTCTGATGTGCTTGATAACATGCAGGATGAACTGATTCAAATGGTCTTTTTAGAAGGCTTTCTTTGCGATGAACACCTTGCCTTTGATGCCACGCATTTCGAAGCACGTGACGCTTCAAAACCTTCTGAGAAAAAAGAGGCTAAGCCGCCGAAGAAACGTGGACGTAAAGCAAAAGAAGAACAGGCAGCTTGGCTCGCTGAACAAGCAGAAATCGAAGCGAATTTAACAACCTACGAAAAGAAATTGGAAGCCCAGTTGTCGATTTCAGCTGAAACACTTTGGCAGGACATACCGATTGAGCCGAAGTGGGGCATCAAGAAAAATAGTGACGGGAAAAATATGTTCTGGTACGGCTTTAAGGGACATCTGGCTGTTTCATCGAAAAGCCAGTATATTGTAGGGCGCCTTATGTCGTCGGGTAATTTATCTGACAGTAAAGCGGCCATTCCACTGCTAAAAAAGGTAGCTACCCTTTTGCCAAAACATTTTACGACAGCGCTATTCGATGCGGGTTATGATTATGAATCGATCTATAAACAAGCACTAGCGCAAACGATGCGTGTCGTGATTCCATACAATGTTCGAAATGAAGGCGAATATATAGGATTCGATGAACACTTTCGCCCAACTTGTGTACGTGAGCATAGCTACTGTTACGACAGCTTCGATGAAAAATACCATACATTAAAATTTACCCGCCCGAAAGAATGCATAACATGTCCATTGAGAGAGGATTCACTCTGTCAAAAGGTGTTCAAAATCAAATGTGAAGCGGATATTCGAAAATACACGTATCCAGCACGTGGCTCAGAATTATGGAAGAAACTTTATAAAGAACGTACCGCAGTAGAACGCGTCAACGCCTATTTAAAAGAATACTTTCAATTGAACAACGTCCGTCACCGAACAGGTAAAAAAGCAAAACTGCACTTCAACCTTGTGACGTTTATTTATAATGCCTGCAAATTGGCTGTCGATCGAATGGATGCCTTATTACAAACAAAAAGTAAAGCGGCTTAA
- a CDS encoding sigma-70 family RNA polymerase sigma factor, translated as MEELIVGAFEIEDKEVLMDQIMNRHGQDILRLVYSYVSNKEVAEDLTQDIFVKCYKALHTYSGKSTLRTWLWRIAINHCKDFLKSWYNRNVIITEDEPTHNRTTKEMIEEVVIQQEEDDQLISAIMSMPIKYREVIYLYYYEELLIKEIAVVTEVGGNTVKTRLRRAKELLKERLEE; from the coding sequence ATGGAAGAATTGATTGTTGGAGCGTTTGAAATAGAAGACAAGGAAGTACTAATGGATCAAATTATGAATCGGCATGGACAGGATATATTAAGGCTTGTTTATTCTTATGTCAGTAATAAAGAGGTGGCAGAGGATTTAACGCAGGATATCTTTGTAAAATGTTATAAAGCTCTTCATACATACAGTGGAAAATCAACGTTAAGAACATGGTTGTGGCGAATTGCTATTAATCATTGTAAGGACTTCTTAAAAAGCTGGTATAACAGGAATGTCATTATTACCGAAGATGAACCAACACATAATAGGACTACAAAAGAAATGATTGAAGAGGTCGTGATCCAGCAGGAAGAGGATGACCAATTAATCTCTGCAATCATGTCGATGCCCATTAAATACCGAGAAGTGATTTATCTTTATTATTACGAGGAATTGCTAATCAAAGAAATCGCCGTGGTCACTGAAGTGGGCGGAAATACTGTTAAAACCAGACTTAGACGTGCTAAGGAGCTTCTAAAAGAACGATTGGAGGAATAA
- a CDS encoding PadR family transcriptional regulator, with product MDDRLKGLKKSMDASTFSQLNFTEQHRKGIRDKISKSDDSEEDILLAVMQLLVHEKTGSELVKFLRGRGIRKFEDNEGSLYALLHKLEQDGCLQSSWNESTIKFYQLNNKGRKSLRKTEKQSTTKRFTLKGLVEG from the coding sequence GTGGATGATCGTTTAAAAGGGCTGAAAAAATCAATGGATGCTAGTACATTTAGCCAACTCAATTTTACCGAGCAACATCGCAAGGGAATTCGGGACAAAATCAGCAAAAGTGATGACAGTGAAGAAGACATCTTATTAGCCGTTATGCAACTGCTAGTCCATGAAAAAACGGGCTCCGAATTGGTGAAGTTTTTACGGGGACGGGGAATACGTAAATTTGAGGATAACGAAGGAAGCTTATATGCCTTGTTGCACAAGCTAGAACAGGATGGTTGTTTGCAATCAAGCTGGAATGAGTCGACTATTAAATTTTATCAATTAAACAATAAAGGTAGGAAGTCATTACGAAAAACAGAGAAACAGTCTACAACTAAACGGTTTACCTTGAAAGGATTAGTGGAGGGGTGA
- a CDS encoding FtsW/RodA/SpoVE family cell cycle protein: MGKRRLSFLNEVRDQIKSREAKDFVEVELDYHIKEAKSHLLAKGIDEEEAEEKAVGQMGSPVMLGQQLNKLHRPKVDWLTVILLVITLGLGFIPILFVDPDYSSQIGVDASYFSKNKGIFSLLGGAVAVGMMLMDYRKLAKFGWLFYGIGMLILVVLQIFPSSSHGVPVIDIGPYRVMGLTAIPFFLLAWAFFFNHKKLKLWQLSLLFILSCYLFFMTSTIPTTYIYAVMVFVMLWWSQFSRKTILITISVMVSLLFFVGLGVWQFDVGVYSLKNRFLAFINPEKYAEGPGYLILLIKERMSEAGWLSNASNHQVIPDVHTDLVFVGFTYYYGWLAALALVCILLLFVARIMVIARKINDPFGKLLLIGAVALYTVQLVSNITMTLGLFPITSISLPFISYGLMPILFNAFVIGIVLSVYRRKDLTSSSLSQIESSQS, encoded by the coding sequence GTGGGGAAAAGAAGACTATCATTTTTAAACGAAGTTAGGGATCAAATTAAATCCAGAGAGGCGAAGGATTTTGTAGAGGTAGAATTAGATTATCACATAAAAGAAGCGAAGAGTCACTTGTTAGCGAAAGGGATAGATGAGGAAGAGGCAGAAGAAAAAGCTGTCGGGCAAATGGGAAGTCCGGTAATGCTTGGTCAACAGCTGAACAAGCTTCATCGGCCAAAGGTGGATTGGCTGACTGTGATTTTGTTAGTAATTACGTTAGGGTTAGGGTTTATACCAATCTTATTCGTAGATCCAGACTATTCCTCTCAAATTGGCGTGGATGCTAGCTATTTTTCAAAGAACAAGGGAATCTTTTCCTTGCTAGGTGGGGCGGTAGCTGTGGGGATGATGCTAATGGATTACCGAAAACTAGCGAAGTTCGGCTGGTTATTTTACGGGATTGGAATGCTTATTCTTGTGGTGTTACAAATTTTTCCATCTTCATCCCATGGTGTTCCTGTTATAGATATAGGGCCATACAGGGTTATGGGCTTGACGGCTATACCATTTTTTCTATTAGCATGGGCTTTCTTTTTTAATCATAAAAAGTTGAAGCTTTGGCAACTTAGTTTATTATTTATACTTTCTTGTTATTTATTCTTCATGACCTCTACTATTCCGACAACTTACATCTACGCTGTTATGGTATTTGTGATGCTTTGGTGGAGCCAGTTTAGTCGGAAAACGATTCTTATCACTATAAGTGTGATGGTTAGTTTACTTTTTTTTGTAGGTTTAGGTGTTTGGCAATTTGATGTCGGTGTTTATTCTCTGAAAAATCGATTTTTAGCATTTATTAATCCAGAGAAGTATGCAGAAGGTCCAGGTTACCTTATATTGCTTATCAAAGAGCGGATGTCAGAAGCTGGTTGGTTGAGTAATGCATCGAATCATCAAGTGATCCCAGATGTTCACACTGATTTGGTATTTGTTGGTTTTACGTATTACTACGGTTGGCTTGCTGCCCTTGCTCTCGTCTGCATTCTTCTCCTTTTTGTAGCAAGAATCATGGTGATTGCACGGAAGATCAATGATCCTTTTGGTAAACTTCTGTTAATTGGTGCTGTTGCTCTTTATACGGTCCAGTTAGTTAGCAATATCACAATGACACTTGGTCTCTTCCCAATCACATCTATCTCCTTACCATTTATTAGTTATGGGTTAATGCCAATCCTGTTTAATGCCTTTGTAATTGGGATTGTATTAAGTGTGTATCGGAGGAAAGATTTGACGTCGAGTAGTCTTAGTCAAATAGAAAGTAGCCAAAGTTAG